Proteins found in one Arachis stenosperma cultivar V10309 chromosome 8, arast.V10309.gnm1.PFL2, whole genome shotgun sequence genomic segment:
- the LOC130943998 gene encoding probable BOI-related E3 ubiquitin-protein ligase 2, with amino-acid sequence MDFRQHYQPHKPQSFINFHTIDSDAQMSQPNSYFNPTDLLHSPPLIVAGLAPADGGADLQWSYGLEKEGKRLKEHDFLENNSQVSCVDFMQLRPVSTGLGLSLDNTRFPSTGDSALSSLVVDDIDRELLQQDAEFDRFIRVQGEQMRQSILRKVQETQLQSLSIIENEVLRKLHEKESEVETINKKNVELEERMEQLSAEADVWQQRARYNENMISALKLKLQQVYVHSRDSKEGCGDSEVDDTASCFNGHSIDFQLLSQEKNNMKEMMTCKACRVNEVTMLLLPCRHLCLCKNCESKLSFCPVCQSSKFIGMEVFM; translated from the exons ATGGACTTCCGACAACACTACCAACCACACAAACCCCAATCTTTCAT AAATTTCCACACGATCGATTCTGATGCTCAGATGTCGCAACCCAACTCCTACTTTAACCCCACCGATTTGCTCCACAGTCCTCCCT TAATTGTTGCTGGGCTTGCTCCGGCTGATGGCGGTGCCGATTTGCAATGGAGTTACGGTTTGGAGAAGGAGGGAAAAAGGTTAAAGGAACATGATTTTTTGGAGAACAATTCTCAGGTATCCTGTGTTGATTTCATGCAGCTTCGACCGGTTTCCACTGGGTTGGGTTTGTCACTCGACAATACCCGTTTTCCTTCCACCGGAGATTCTGCTTTGTCTTCGCTCGTTGTTGACGATATTGATCGAGAGTTACTTCAGCAGGATGCTGAGTTTGATAGATTTATCCGAGTGCAG GGTGAACAAATGCGGCAATCCATTCTACGGAAAGTTCAGGAAACGCAACTTCAGAGTCTATCTATCATTGAAAACGAAGTCCTTCGTAAACTCCATGAGAAAGAATCTGAGGTAGAAACCATCAATAAGAAGAACGTAGAACTTGAAGAGAGAATGGAGCAGTTAAGTGCTGAAGCCGATGTCTGGCAACAACGAGCCAGATATAATGAGAATATGATTTCTGCTTTGAAACTTAAGCTTCAGCAAGTTTATGTCCATAGCAGAGACAGTAAGGAAGGATGTGGTGACAGTGAGGTAGATGATACAGCTTCATGCTTCAACGGCCATTCCATTGATTTTCAACTTCTCTCACAAGAGAAGAACAATATGAAAGAAATGATGACTTGCAAGGCTTGCAGAGTCAATGAAGTCACCATGCTTTTATTACCTTGTAGGCATCTCTGCCTCTGTAAAAATTGCGAGAGTAAGCTCAGTTTTTGTCCTGTGTGTCAATCCTCTAAATTCATTGGCATGGAGGTGTTTATGTAA